In one Corallococcus soli genomic region, the following are encoded:
- the tnpC gene encoding IS66 family transposase has protein sequence DVKKTRQGYLWTFLTQTQQGEWLIGYRFSLGRASTTPKDVLGGTRGALVVDAYTGYNAVTLPAGRVRVGCWAHVRRRFFEALPTSPEAREALDFILALYRVEAQARDAGLVRTDAHRELRQQKSAPVLAALHAWLEKQTPLHPPKGPLGQALSYARKQWDALTRFVSDARLPLDNNRSEAALRKAALGRKNFLFVGHEAAGENLAGLYALVATCEANGVNPEGYLADVLLRVQTHPNARIGELLPHEWKRLRAADASQRLAS, from the coding sequence GGACGTGAAGAAGACGCGCCAAGGCTACCTCTGGACCTTCCTCACCCAGACGCAGCAGGGCGAGTGGCTCATCGGCTACCGCTTCAGCCTGGGCCGGGCCAGCACGACGCCGAAGGACGTGCTGGGTGGCACCCGGGGCGCCCTCGTCGTGGATGCGTACACGGGCTACAACGCGGTGACGCTGCCCGCAGGCCGCGTCCGCGTCGGCTGTTGGGCGCACGTGCGCCGCCGCTTCTTCGAGGCGCTGCCCACTTCGCCCGAAGCCCGCGAGGCCTTGGACTTCATCCTCGCCCTCTACCGCGTGGAGGCCCAGGCCCGCGACGCGGGCCTCGTGCGCACCGACGCGCACCGCGAGCTGCGCCAGCAGAAGAGTGCTCCCGTCCTCGCCGCGCTGCACGCCTGGCTGGAGAAACAGACGCCGCTCCATCCTCCGAAGGGGCCGCTGGGCCAGGCCCTCTCCTACGCCCGAAAACAGTGGGACGCGCTCACCCGATTCGTCTCCGACGCGCGCCTGCCCCTGGACAACAACCGCAGCGAGGCGGCGCTGCGAAAGGCGGCCCTGGGCAGGAAGAACTTCCTCTTCGTCGGCCACGAGGCCGCGGGGGAGAACCTCGCCGGACTCTACGCGCTGGTCGCCACCTGCGAGGCCAACGGCGTCAATCCCGAGGGCTACCTCGCCGACGTGCTGCTGCGTGTCCAGACGCACCCGAACGCTCGCATCGGGGAGCTGCTGCCGCACGAATGGAAGCGTCTGCGCGCAGCCGACGCATCCCAACGCCTCGCGTCTTAA